Proteins encoded within one genomic window of Lampris incognitus isolate fLamInc1 chromosome 19, fLamInc1.hap2, whole genome shotgun sequence:
- the LOC130129671 gene encoding activin receptor type-2B-like gives METKVEWWNTDEGRLRKASRLYSLHYTLPATPLLSPGSNETIIHILQTVAACDVDGPCHGEAGTRECLYYNVNYEMEKTNQSGVERCEEDQDKRSHCYASWRNSSGTIELVKKGCWLDDFNCYDRQECVATEESPQVFFCCCEGNFCNERFTHLPDVGGSMIKAHLLSSGLLNVTVYCVLPVSMLSVALLTVLWMYRHNKPPYGHVDIIEDPGPPPPSPLIGLKPLQLLEIKARGRFGCVWKAQMMNEYVAVKIFPIQDKPSWQNERDIFCTPGIRHENLLRYIGAEKRGSHLETELWLITEFHERGSLSDFLKGSVVSWTELCLIAETMACGLAFLHEDIPRHKGEGPKPAIAHRDFKSKNVMLRSDLTAIIGDFGLAVLFEPGKPPGDTHGQVGTRRYMAPEVLEGAINFQRDAFLRIDMYAMGLVLWELVSRCKAADGPVDEYMLPFEEEIGQHPTLEDMQEVVVHKKMRPVFKDCWLKHIGLAQMCETVEECWDHDAEARLSAGCVEERISQIRRLVSTTTPPTSDNHALQVSTVAPVPMVTNVDLPPKESSI, from the exons GACCATGCCATGGAGAGGCGGGCACGCGGGAGTGCCTGTACTACAATGTGAACTACGAGATGGAGAAGACAAACCAGAGCGGGGTGGAGCGCTGCGAGGAGGACCAGGACAAGCGCTCCCACTGCTACGCCTCCTGGAGGAACAGCTCCGGCACCATCGAGCTCGTCAAGAAAGGCTGCTGGCTGGATGACTTCAACTGCTACGAcag aCAAGAGTGTGTCGCGACGGAGGAGAGTCCTCaggtcttcttctgctgctgtgaAGGAAACTTCTGCAACGAACGCTTCACACACCTGCCTGATGTCGGCGGatcaa tgatcaAGGCTCATCTTCTCAGCTCTGGTCTGCTGAATGTGACAGTGTATTGTGTGCTTCCGGTCTCCATGCTGTCTGTGGCTCTGCTGACCGTTCTGTGGATGTACAGACACAACAAACCACCCTACGGCCACGTCGATATCAtagag GACCCtggccctccccctccctcccctctcattGGGCTCAAGCCGCTGCAGTTGCTGGAGATTAAAGCCAGGGGGCGTTTCGGCTGCGTGTGGAAGGCCCAGATGATGAACGAATATGTGGCGGTCAAGATCTTCCCCATCCAG GATAAACCTTCGtggcagaatgagagagacaTCTTCTGCACGCCCGGCATCCGACACGAAAACCTCCTGCGGTACATCGGTGCTGAGAAGCGGGGAAGTCACCTGGAGACTGAACTGTggctcatcaccgagttccaCGAGAGG GGTTCTCTCTCAGACTTCCTGAAGGGGAGCGTGGTGAGCTGGACTGAGTTGTGTCTCATAGCGGAGACGATGGCGTGCGGTCTGGCGTTCCTTCATGAAGACATTCCCCGACACAAAGGAGAGGGACCCAAACCGGCCATCGCTCACAG ggatTTTAAGAGTAAGAATGTGATGTTGAGGTCAGACCTGACGGCGATCATTGGTGACTTTGGTCTGGCCGTCCTCTTCGAACCAGGAAAACCTCCAGGAGACACACATGGCCAG GTGGGGACCAGGCGGTACATGGCTCCGGAGGTTCTGGAGGGAGCCATCAACTTCCAGAGAGATGCTTTCCTCAGGATAGACATGTACGCCATGGGCCTGGTCCTCTGGGAGCTGGTGTCCCGCTGCAAGGCTGCtgacg gtcctgTGGATGAATACATGTTGCCATTTGAGGAGGAGATCGGTCAACATCCAACGCTAGAGGACATGCAGGAGGTGGTCGTCCATAAGAAGATGAGACCCGTCTTCAAAGACTGCTGGCTTAAACACATT GGTTTGGCCCAGATGTGTGAGACAGTGGAAGAGTGCTGGGATCATGATGCTGAGGCTCGTCTTTCAGCaggctgtgtggaggagaggaTCTCTCAGATTCGCCGCCTGGTCTCCACGACAACACCCCCTACCTCTGACAACCACGCCCTTCAGGTCTCCACAGTGGCGCCCGTTCCCATGGTCACCAACGTGGACCTGCCACCCAAAGAGTCCAGTATATGA